One genomic segment of Pseudomonas sp. p1(2021b) includes these proteins:
- a CDS encoding aromatic amino acid transport family protein: MGVQQQTLQESGLKAHALGRFETLGIIIGTNIGAGVLSMAFAARKVGYIPLLVCLLVTCLFCVVTMLYVAESCLRTRQNLQLSGLSRKYLGTFGGWLIFFAVAANSYGALIAYISGSGNILADFFGQYGLSRQQGSLLFFIPAALVLYLGLKALGVAEKLISSGMVLIVCLLIGATVLHEDSSLVHLWQSQWQYVVPIFNLAVFVFGAQFLVPEIVRGNLETPRRIPGLIIGGMLLTLVLVAAIPASVIALVGTEHLSEVATLSWGKSLGQWAYYVANAFALLAMLTSYWGLGGCLFTNIFDQMRLGDESNKRKRLVVLAMVTLPPIVVAYSGFSGFVNALYFAGTFGGVLMGIIPILLLNAARKAGDQQPAFTCGWYAHPVMQGLIVLIFVSSGVYAVLSALGMLPASW, translated from the coding sequence GTGGGTGTACAACAACAGACGCTCCAGGAGTCCGGCCTCAAGGCCCATGCGCTGGGGCGCTTCGAAACGCTCGGCATCATCATCGGCACCAACATCGGCGCGGGCGTGCTCAGCATGGCCTTCGCCGCCCGCAAGGTCGGCTACATCCCGTTGCTGGTGTGCCTGCTGGTAACCTGCCTGTTCTGCGTGGTGACCATGCTCTACGTGGCCGAAAGCTGCCTGCGCACGCGCCAGAACCTGCAGTTGAGTGGCCTTTCGCGCAAATACCTGGGCACGTTCGGCGGTTGGTTGATCTTCTTCGCGGTCGCCGCCAACAGCTATGGCGCGCTCATCGCCTACATCAGCGGCAGCGGCAATATTCTCGCCGACTTCTTCGGCCAGTACGGCCTGAGCCGGCAACAAGGCAGCCTACTGTTCTTCATCCCCGCAGCGCTGGTGCTCTACCTGGGCCTCAAGGCCCTGGGCGTGGCGGAGAAGCTGATCAGCTCGGGCATGGTGCTGATCGTCTGCCTGCTGATCGGCGCCACCGTGCTGCATGAAGACTCATCCCTGGTGCACCTGTGGCAGAGCCAGTGGCAGTACGTGGTGCCAATCTTCAACCTGGCCGTGTTCGTGTTCGGTGCGCAGTTCCTGGTGCCGGAGATCGTGCGCGGCAACCTGGAGACGCCCAGGCGCATCCCGGGGCTGATCATCGGCGGCATGCTGCTGACCCTGGTGCTGGTGGCAGCCATCCCGGCGTCGGTGATCGCACTGGTGGGCACCGAGCACTTGAGCGAAGTGGCTACCCTGAGCTGGGGCAAGTCGCTCGGGCAGTGGGCCTACTATGTGGCCAACGCCTTCGCCTTGCTGGCCATGCTGACCTCCTACTGGGGCCTGGGCGGCTGCCTGTTCACCAATATCTTCGACCAGATGCGCCTGGGCGACGAGAGCAACAAGCGCAAGCGCCTGGTGGTACTGGCCATGGTGACCCTGCCGCCGATCGTGGTGGCTTACTCGGGCTTCAGCGGCTTCGTCAATGCGCTGTACTTCGCCGGCACCTTCGGCGGCGTGCTGATGGGCATCATCCCGATCCTGTTGCTCAATGCCGCGCGCAAGGCAGGCGATCAGCAGCCGGCATTCACCTGTGGCTGGTATGCGCATCCGGTGATGCAGGGGCTGATCGTGCTGATCTTCGTTTCCAGCGGCGTGTACGCGGTGCTGTCGGCCCTGGGCATGCTGCCCGCCAGTTGGTGA